In the genome of Delphinus delphis chromosome 15, mDelDel1.2, whole genome shotgun sequence, one region contains:
- the CHGB gene encoding secretogranin-1, producing MQPAVLLGLLGATMMAAVSSMPVDIRNHSEETVTRCIIEVLSNALSKSNTPPITPECRQVLKKSGKQLKDEEKSENENTRFEVRLLRDPADASEAPRTSSREDIGEEDAQGQTVADTEGGGHSRERAGEPQGSQVAKEAKARHSEKSKGHDREEEEAEKYQKRERVEDGSEERHPGGPGEAQTALPSHRNQTPAKKEELVSRYDTQSAGGLEKSHSRERSSQESGEETGSQENGPREPQSHPERQEGPEESDEDVSPEADKRRSRPRHHHGRSRPDRSSQEGSPPAEGRGYSWEEPHVGTGGSGEKRARHPTLSRASEEEAEYGEEVRSHLAARAPGDLEGARYGGKGSEEHRAPRPRSEESPEEEDRRKGLSLELNSMAHGYDEESEEERGQEGGPRHRARVGEPGAYSTLHQTEEKRFLGEAHHRVQESQTDKARRHPPGEVRNYLDYDEERGEEGARGKWPQLGDPQDAEENREEARLRGKQYAPPHITEKERLAELVSPYYDPPQWKSSRFERKDHLDDNSLEGEEENGLPLNEKNFFPEYNYDWWEKKPFEEDVNWGYEKRNLAPKLDLKRQYDRVAELDRLLHYRKKSAEFPDFYGSEEQMHRRHAAESEEERAGQGVLTEEEEKELENLAAMDLELQKIAEKFSGNRRG from the exons ATGCAGCCTGCAGTGCTTCTCGGCCTCCTGGGAGCCACGATGATGGCGG CTGTCAGTTCTATGCCAGTGGACATCAGGAACCACAGTGAAGAAACG GTGACTCGCTGCATCATCGAGGTCCTCTCAAATGCCTTGTCGAAGTCCAACACTCCACCCATCACCCCTGAGTGCCGACAAGTCCTGAAGAAGA gtggaaaacagctcaaagatgaagagaaaagtgaaaatgaaaacacaaggtTTGAAGTGAGATTGTTAAGAGACCCAGCTGACGCCTCAGAAGCCCCCAGGACCTCCAGTAGGGAGGACATAGGGGAGGAGGACGCCCAAGGCCAGACAGTGGCAGACACAGAGGGCGGTGGGCACAGCCGAGAGCGGGCAGGCGAGCCCCAAGGCAGCCAAGTGGCCAAAGAAGCAAAGGCACGCCATTCTGAGAAGAGCAAGGGACACgacagggaggaagaagaggcgGAGAAATATCAGAAAAGGGAGCGTGTGGAAGATGGCAGTGAGGAGAGACACCCTGGGGGGCCAGGAGAGGCACAAACTGCTCTTCCCAGCCACAGAAACCAGACTCCAGCTAAGAAAGAGGAGTTAGTGTCCAGATACGATACGCAGtctgcagggggcctggagaaGTCGCACAGCCGGGAGAGGAGCAGCCAGGAGAGTGGAGAGGAGACCGGAAGCCAGGAGAATGGGCCCCGAGAACCGCAAAGCCACCCCGAGCGCCAGGAAGGACCTGAGGAGAGCGACGAGGATGTCAGCCCCGAGGCGGACAAGCGACGCTCGAGGCCAAGACACCACCATGGGAGGAGCAGGCCCGACAGGTCCTCTCAGGAAGGGAGTCCTCCCGCTGAGGGAAGGGGGTACTCCTGGGAGGAGCCACATGTGGGCACAGGCGGCTCAGGGGAAAAGAGAGCCCGCCATCCAACCCTTTCCAGGGCTTCGGAGGAAGAAGCCGAATACGGGGAGGAAGTGAGGAGTCACCTGGCTGCCCGGGCTCCCGGGGACCTGGAGGGGGCACGATATGGGGGCAAAGGAAGTGAAGAGCACCGGGCTCCCAGGCCTCGCAGTGAGGAGAGCCCAGAGGAGGAGGACAGGAGAAAAGGCCTCAGCCTAGAGCTGAATAGCATGGCGCACGGCTATGACGAGGAGAGCGAGGAAGAGAGAGGCCAGGAGGGGGGACCCCGCCACAGAGCCCGGGTAGGGGAGCCGGGAGCCTACTCCACTCTACACCAAACAGAAGAGAAACGGTTCTTGGGTGAAGCGCACCACCGTGTTCAGGAAAGCCAGACGGACAAGGCGAGGCGGCATCCACCAGGCGAGGTGCGAAATTACCTCGACTATGATGAGGAAAGGGGTGAGGAAGGGGCCCGAGGGAAGTGGCCGCAGCTGGGGGACCCACAAGACGCTGAAGAGAACAGGGAAGAAGCGAGGCTTCGAGGCAAACAGTATGCTCCCCCTCACATCACCGAAAAGGAGAGATTAGCGGAGCTTGTCAGTCCATACTACGACCCTCCCCAGTGGAAGAGCAGCCGGTTTGAGAGAAAAGACCACCTGGATGACAATTCTCTTGAGGGTGAAGAGGAGAACGGGCTGCCCTTGAATGAGAAGAATTTCTTCCCAGAATACAACTATGACTGGTGGGAGAAAAAGCCCTTTGAGGAGGATGTAAACTGGGGGTATGAGAAGAGAAACCTGGCCCCCAAACTGGATCTGAAAAGGCAGTATGACAGAGTGGCCGAACTGGACCGGCTCCTTCACTACAGGAAGAAGTCAGCTGAGTTCCCGGACTTCTATGGCTCGGAGGAGCAGATGCACCGTCGCCACGCAGCAGAAAGTGAAGAGGAGAGAGCTGGCCAAGGAGTTCTGACAGAGGAAGAG gaaaaagaacttgaaaacTTGGCTGCGATGGATTTGGAACTACAGAAAATAGCTGAGAAATTCAGTGGTAACCGAAGGGGCTGA